A single window of Candidatus Dormiibacterota bacterium DNA harbors:
- a CDS encoding sigma-54 dependent transcriptional regulator, with the protein MDRVLIIDDEKGMRDFLSIMLKKEGYSVVVSESADKASELVGKGEFDLVITDISMPGKSGIDILKQTKASNPGTPVIMITAYASTESAIEALKLGAYDYIIKPFDVEEMKTVVGNALEKRRLENENRVLKRELKEKLRFDEMVGDSPRMRETTELIAKIAPTNSTVLISGESGTGKELVARAIHAGSPCKDRPFVSINCGALPDELLESELFGHVRGSFTGAITAKKGLFEVADGGTIFLDEIGDTTPAMQIKLLRVLQERRIRRVGGTDELEVNVRVLAATNQDLEQLVRQKRFREDLYYRINVIQIRMPALREKPEDIPKLALHFLVKYGRIMGKKITRISEEAMARLSEHDWPGNVRELENVIERAVALESTDAITIDSLSREVRSGGRPLQEFPIVLSDGGMDLERQLERLREHYMEEALRRAQGIQTRAAEILGMSFRSFRYFAKKYRLAERKEPRANVG; encoded by the coding sequence ATGGACCGCGTCCTGATCATCGACGACGAAAAGGGGATGCGCGACTTCCTCTCCATCATGCTCAAGAAGGAGGGGTACTCGGTCGTCGTGTCGGAATCGGCGGACAAGGCCTCCGAGCTCGTCGGCAAGGGGGAGTTCGACCTCGTGATCACCGACATCTCCATGCCCGGGAAGTCGGGGATCGACATTCTGAAGCAGACCAAGGCCTCCAACCCCGGCACGCCGGTGATCATGATCACCGCGTACGCCTCGACGGAGAGCGCGATCGAGGCGCTCAAGCTCGGCGCCTACGACTACATCATCAAGCCGTTCGACGTCGAGGAGATGAAGACGGTCGTCGGCAACGCCCTGGAGAAGCGGCGCCTCGAGAACGAGAACCGGGTCCTGAAGCGCGAGCTCAAGGAGAAGCTGCGTTTCGACGAGATGGTGGGCGACAGCCCCCGGATGCGCGAAACCACGGAGCTCATCGCGAAGATCGCCCCGACCAACAGCACCGTCCTGATCTCGGGGGAATCGGGGACCGGCAAGGAGCTCGTCGCCCGGGCCATCCATGCGGGCAGTCCCTGCAAGGACCGTCCCTTCGTCTCGATCAACTGCGGGGCCCTGCCGGACGAGCTCCTGGAGAGCGAGCTGTTCGGCCACGTGCGCGGCTCCTTCACGGGAGCGATCACCGCCAAGAAGGGACTGTTCGAGGTGGCCGACGGCGGCACCATCTTCCTGGACGAGATCGGCGACACGACCCCGGCGATGCAGATCAAGCTCCTGCGCGTATTGCAGGAACGCCGCATCCGGCGCGTCGGCGGCACCGACGAGCTCGAGGTCAACGTGCGCGTCCTGGCGGCGACCAACCAGGACCTCGAGCAGCTGGTCCGCCAGAAGCGCTTCCGCGAGGACCTGTACTACCGCATCAATGTCATCCAGATCCGCATGCCGGCCCTGCGCGAGAAGCCCGAGGACATCCCGAAGCTGGCGCTGCACTTCCTCGTCAAGTACGGGCGGATCATGGGCAAGAAGATCACCCGCATCAGCGAGGAGGCGATGGCCCGACTGTCGGAGCACGACTGGCCAGGCAACGTGCGCGAGCTTGAAAACGTCATCGAGCGGGCCGTGGCGCTCGAATCCACCGACGCCATCACCATCGACAGCCTGTCGCGCGAGGTTCGAAGCGGCGGCCGTCCGCTGCAGGAGTTCCCGATCGTCCTGTCGGATGGCGGTATGGATCTGGAGCGCCAGCTCGAGCGGCTGCGCGAGCACTACATGGAAGAGGCGCTGCGCCGGGCGCAGGGGATCCAGACGCGGGCCGCCGAGATTCTCGGGATGAGCTTCCGCTCGTTCCGGTATTTCGCGAAGAAATACCGGCTGGCGGAGCGCAAGGAGCCCCGGGCGAACGTAGGTTAG
- a CDS encoding YfhO family protein, whose translation MHSSSAARPGPSLRVIPALVLGLLLLLAFRGMLQGRLFYLRDVSQNHYPVRGLVTERLRSGDLPLWDPLHGGGTPLLANPNALVLHPISLLFFVLPFNTAFVASIVLQFVLLAAGGYLLGRSLRLGREASLLVAAVLSLSGPAASLASLQNVLSAAAWVPIALWALLQGTVPGRRFLLAPAALCSAVVLITAEPACVLALVLLGGALVATEPAPSPGLRLNLPACLAFGLVLAAAALVAAAEIVPAKALLPLSARGAGFDVVEGLKWSLLPQRLPEIALPRLFGDPTRMSPVSWWGGFLFEGGYPFLLSIYVGTLPCALACIGAWNRGPALARRRVLGVIAVLALLLALGRYSTPYRLLFGSVEPLRQVRYPERFLLVFLFAAALLAGYGIERLLASPPSRKAVFGIAAVCAAAFAFCACAATARFADGLLSRIAGVPGPFLAADGGATLRGAVLRSSLWAFGESALLLVLALYLVRRPSGTRARVAALAVVVMASVSLAVASSPARSMAAAGWLTAPSPLRGFVGRGAVDPRLHHARRPPDLSVRGSTDELVWGYRYDRFVYALMTGHTDSVPTALDAATDRMDLKESADLGRSLETLPLDRRVRALAACRVGYLLSYDPLDDPGLLPGPVLDDLSRPPVRLYRVRAVVPRLRIVARARPLHRDADLAAALSDPAYDPGRAVLLEDAAGGAPADDDEAGGTAAGGEAAITQETPERITMRLSTTGPGYAVLADAYAPGWRATLDDRPVPILRADGLFRAVALPAGEHTVVMEYRPAEVVAGLVLGFVGVLLVTLYGVAARSRAW comes from the coding sequence ATGCACTCCTCGAGCGCTGCGCGCCCCGGGCCGTCCCTGAGGGTGATCCCCGCCCTTGTCCTGGGCCTCCTTCTCCTGCTTGCCTTCCGGGGGATGCTCCAGGGACGTCTCTTCTACCTGCGCGACGTTTCCCAGAACCACTATCCCGTCCGGGGCCTCGTGACCGAGCGGCTCCGTTCCGGCGACCTGCCGCTCTGGGATCCCCTCCACGGCGGCGGCACGCCGCTCCTCGCCAACCCGAACGCGCTCGTGCTCCATCCGATCTCGCTCCTGTTCTTCGTTCTGCCGTTCAACACCGCGTTCGTCGCCTCGATCGTCCTGCAGTTCGTCCTCCTCGCGGCGGGGGGCTACCTGCTGGGCCGGTCGTTGCGTCTGGGGCGCGAAGCGTCGCTGCTCGTCGCCGCCGTCCTGTCGCTCTCCGGACCGGCGGCGTCCCTCGCGAGCCTGCAGAACGTCCTGTCGGCGGCCGCCTGGGTGCCGATCGCGCTGTGGGCCCTCCTGCAGGGTACCGTCCCGGGCCGGCGATTCCTCCTGGCGCCGGCCGCGCTGTGCAGCGCGGTCGTCCTGATCACCGCGGAGCCGGCCTGTGTCCTGGCCCTGGTCCTCCTGGGCGGCGCCCTCGTGGCGACGGAGCCCGCCCCCTCCCCGGGACTGCGGCTGAACCTCCCCGCCTGCCTGGCCTTCGGATTGGTCCTCGCCGCCGCGGCCCTCGTCGCCGCGGCGGAGATCGTCCCTGCGAAAGCGCTCCTGCCGTTGTCGGCGCGAGGCGCGGGTTTCGACGTCGTCGAGGGGCTGAAATGGTCCCTGCTGCCGCAGCGTCTGCCCGAGATCGCGCTCCCGCGGCTGTTTGGCGACCCGACCCGGATGTCGCCGGTCTCGTGGTGGGGCGGGTTCCTCTTCGAAGGGGGGTACCCCTTCCTTCTGTCGATCTACGTCGGGACTCTGCCGTGTGCGCTGGCGTGCATCGGCGCGTGGAACCGCGGCCCGGCTCTCGCGCGCCGGCGGGTCCTGGGTGTGATCGCCGTGCTGGCCCTCCTTCTGGCGCTCGGGCGGTACAGCACCCCGTACCGGCTTCTGTTCGGATCCGTCGAGCCGTTGCGGCAGGTGCGATACCCGGAGCGCTTCCTCCTGGTGTTCCTGTTCGCGGCGGCTCTTCTGGCCGGGTACGGGATCGAGCGGCTGCTCGCGTCGCCGCCGTCCCGGAAGGCGGTGTTCGGCATCGCTGCAGTCTGCGCGGCGGCCTTCGCGTTCTGCGCCTGCGCCGCAACCGCCCGGTTTGCCGACGGACTCCTGTCCCGCATCGCGGGCGTCCCGGGCCCCTTCCTCGCGGCGGACGGAGGGGCGACGCTGCGCGGGGCCGTCCTGCGCTCGAGCCTGTGGGCGTTCGGCGAATCGGCGCTGCTGCTCGTCCTGGCGCTCTATCTCGTGCGGCGTCCCTCCGGGACGCGGGCGCGGGTCGCGGCGCTCGCCGTTGTCGTCATGGCGTCGGTCTCCCTGGCGGTCGCGTCCTCCCCGGCCCGCTCCATGGCGGCCGCGGGCTGGCTGACCGCTCCTTCCCCGCTCCGGGGATTCGTCGGTCGGGGTGCCGTGGATCCCCGTCTGCACCACGCCCGGCGTCCTCCCGATCTGAGCGTGCGGGGCTCGACCGACGAGCTGGTGTGGGGGTACAGGTACGATCGCTTCGTGTACGCCTTGATGACCGGGCACACGGACTCGGTGCCGACGGCGCTCGACGCCGCAACCGACAGGATGGACCTGAAGGAGAGCGCCGATCTCGGGCGTTCCCTCGAGACACTGCCGCTGGACAGGCGCGTCCGGGCCCTGGCCGCCTGCCGCGTCGGCTACCTCCTCTCGTACGATCCGCTCGACGATCCGGGACTCCTGCCGGGACCCGTCCTCGACGACCTCAGCCGGCCGCCGGTGCGGCTCTACCGGGTGCGCGCCGTCGTGCCGCGGCTGCGCATCGTGGCGCGCGCCCGGCCGCTTCACCGCGACGCCGACCTCGCCGCGGCCCTTTCCGACCCCGCGTATGATCCAGGACGCGCCGTGCTGCTCGAGGATGCGGCGGGAGGGGCCCCGGCCGATGACGACGAGGCGGGGGGGACGGCGGCGGGCGGCGAAGCGGCCATCACGCAGGAGACGCCGGAGCGGATCACGATGCGCCTCAGCACCACCGGACCCGGTTACGCGGTCCTGGCCGATGCGTACGCGCCCGGGTGGAGGGCGACGCTCGACGACCGACCCGTCCCGATCCTCCGGGCCGATGGTCTGTTCCGCGCGGTGGCGCTGCCCGCCGGCGAGCACACGGTCGTGATGGAGTACAGGCCCGCGGAGGTGGTCGCGGGACTCGTCCTGGGCTTCGTGGGCGTTCTGCTCGTGACTCTCTACGGTGTCGCCGCCCGGTCGAGGGCGTGGTGA
- a CDS encoding ATP-binding protein codes for MGAQERELRRQLDWLMTFRVVIITTLMVSTFVIELMYRPLLSLQPFYVLAVVTYAMTIAYAILSRTLRAVPPQIYAQLIGDLLIVTGFVYLTGGAESPFSFLYLLTIIIGSILLVRRGGFLVAACSWLMYAGMVLLIQRGVLTPYPAGSEEGGTATVRILYSLVAHLVSFIAVAYLASYLTENLRRTGRELEMRRDDLAQLRDYNDNIIESMNSGLLTTDPEGTITFANRGAAEITGRPITDLTRRNILEVLGRSSDFLARVRAALESERRYRSELNYEDGRGRRLFLGFTVSVLRDRTGDPLGMIFIFQDLTEIRALEDEVALKKRMAALGEMAAGVAHELRNPLASISGSVQVLKRDLKPQGEAAELMDIVIKESKRLDQIIRDFLLFAKPGRFHAESADLAAVLRETLGLLENSEELRPHHRVETRFRPETIRVDLDVNRMKQVFWNLAKNALKAMPEGGTLTVSALDPGDGQVSVTFADTGIGMSEEDIATNFQPFHGSFPSGTGLGLAIVYRIIEEHGGRIRVRSRRGKGTEIAVHLPRQTDVRTVHEERRWTAS; via the coding sequence ATGGGAGCGCAGGAGCGGGAGCTCCGCAGGCAGCTCGACTGGCTCATGACCTTCCGGGTCGTGATCATCACGACCCTCATGGTCTCGACGTTCGTCATCGAGCTGATGTACCGGCCGCTCCTGTCGCTCCAGCCGTTCTACGTGCTGGCGGTGGTCACCTACGCGATGACGATCGCCTACGCGATCCTGTCACGCACCCTGCGCGCGGTTCCGCCGCAGATCTACGCCCAGCTCATCGGCGATCTCCTGATCGTGACGGGGTTCGTCTACCTGACCGGCGGGGCGGAGAGTCCGTTCTCGTTCCTCTATCTGCTGACGATCATCATCGGCAGCATCCTCCTGGTGAGGCGCGGCGGGTTCCTCGTGGCCGCCTGCTCCTGGCTGATGTACGCCGGCATGGTCCTTCTGATCCAGAGGGGCGTCCTGACGCCGTACCCCGCGGGGAGCGAGGAGGGCGGGACCGCCACCGTGCGCATCCTGTACTCCCTGGTCGCGCACCTCGTGTCGTTCATCGCCGTGGCCTACCTGGCGTCCTACCTGACCGAGAACCTGAGACGCACGGGCCGGGAGCTGGAGATGCGCCGGGACGACCTGGCCCAGCTCCGCGACTACAACGACAACATCATCGAGAGCATGAATTCCGGGCTCCTGACCACCGACCCGGAGGGGACGATCACCTTCGCCAACCGGGGCGCCGCGGAGATCACCGGCCGGCCGATCACCGACCTCACGCGCCGCAACATCCTGGAGGTCCTGGGGCGATCCTCGGACTTCCTGGCGCGCGTGCGCGCGGCCCTCGAGAGCGAGAGACGGTACCGCAGCGAGCTGAACTACGAGGACGGCCGCGGCCGCAGGCTGTTTCTCGGGTTCACCGTCTCGGTCCTCAGGGATCGCACCGGGGATCCTCTCGGCATGATCTTCATCTTCCAGGACCTCACGGAGATCCGGGCCCTGGAGGACGAGGTCGCGCTGAAGAAGCGCATGGCGGCCCTGGGGGAGATGGCCGCCGGCGTGGCGCACGAGCTGCGGAATCCCCTGGCCTCGATCAGCGGGTCGGTGCAGGTCCTCAAGCGTGACCTGAAGCCGCAGGGAGAAGCGGCGGAGCTGATGGACATCGTGATCAAGGAGTCGAAGCGCCTGGACCAGATCATCCGGGACTTCCTGCTGTTCGCCAAACCCGGCCGCTTCCACGCGGAATCGGCGGACCTGGCGGCGGTCCTGCGGGAAACCCTCGGTCTCCTGGAGAACAGCGAGGAGCTGCGGCCGCACCACCGGGTCGAGACGCGCTTCCGCCCGGAGACGATCCGGGTGGACCTCGACGTCAACAGGATGAAGCAGGTCTTCTGGAACCTGGCCAAGAACGCCCTCAAGGCGATGCCCGAGGGGGGTACTCTGACCGTCAGCGCCCTCGATCCGGGTGACGGACAGGTGAGCGTGACCTTCGCCGACACCGGGATCGGCATGTCCGAGGAGGACATCGCCACGAACTTCCAGCCATTCCACGGGTCGTTCCCCAGCGGCACGGGGCTGGGGCTGGCGATCGTCTATCGCATCATCGAGGAGCACGGCGGGCGCATCCGCGTGAGGAGCCGCCGGGGGAAGGGCACGGAGATCGCCGTCCACCTCCCGCGCCAGACGGACGTCCGGACGGTACACGAGGAGAGGCGATGGACCGCGTCCTGA